One Mucilaginibacter ginkgonis genomic region harbors:
- a CDS encoding glycosyltransferase: protein MPRVLHLNTYDGNGGAGKACLRLNNALQKQGVDSKILVHYKFGQNPLVKSFDNNIFQKSITAAKIILERVLGRRYLKAGSRTPFSFTWFGRDVSNHPDVKSADIIHLHWINHTFLNPASLKKLAKLNKPIVWTFHDSNAFTGGCHVRYTCDHYRHSCGFCPLLEKPHESDLSRKIWLQKESAYQQLKFTIIAPSSWMLRSIAESGLLNTRPAKILPNTLDTDVFKPRDRDALLTEFGLDATKIYFLSGFMPSRKDLHKGTDYLLDSLKRLVTDSAINTSNVELLIFGNRTTTDLPVFPFPTKFLGTIGDEETLAKYYAVAHAFLIPSLEDNLPYTVMESLSCGTPVIAFTTGGIPDMVKHEENGYLATYKSAESLCRGMSWIITHGNLQQLQNNARETVMEHFSEQRIADRHIAMYEEVIAETPNINANA, encoded by the coding sequence GTGCCCAGAGTATTACATTTAAACACCTACGACGGTAACGGCGGTGCAGGTAAAGCATGTCTTCGTTTGAATAATGCATTACAAAAGCAAGGTGTCGATTCAAAAATATTGGTTCATTATAAGTTTGGTCAAAATCCCTTAGTTAAAAGTTTCGATAATAATATCTTTCAAAAATCTATCACTGCTGCCAAGATCATCCTTGAACGGGTATTAGGCAGGCGGTATTTGAAAGCCGGTTCGCGCACACCATTTTCCTTTACCTGGTTTGGCCGTGATGTTTCAAATCATCCTGATGTTAAAAGTGCAGATATTATACACCTGCACTGGATTAATCATACGTTTCTAAATCCGGCAAGTTTAAAGAAGCTTGCAAAGTTGAACAAGCCAATTGTATGGACATTTCACGATAGTAATGCTTTTACCGGTGGTTGCCACGTGCGTTACACCTGCGACCATTACCGGCACTCATGCGGATTTTGTCCTTTACTAGAGAAGCCTCATGAGAGTGATCTTTCAAGGAAGATCTGGCTTCAAAAAGAATCGGCGTATCAGCAGCTTAAGTTTACCATAATTGCGCCAAGCAGTTGGATGCTTCGTTCAATAGCAGAAAGCGGTTTGTTGAATACAAGGCCTGCTAAAATATTACCCAATACTTTGGATACGGATGTATTTAAACCGCGCGACAGGGATGCATTATTAACAGAGTTTGGATTAGATGCTACTAAAATCTATTTCCTTAGTGGCTTTATGCCATCCCGAAAAGACCTGCACAAGGGCACTGATTATCTGTTAGACAGTCTTAAGCGCTTGGTAACAGATTCCGCTATTAATACAAGTAATGTTGAACTATTAATATTCGGTAACCGTACAACAACAGACCTGCCTGTGTTTCCTTTTCCCACTAAGTTTCTTGGCACCATTGGCGACGAGGAAACACTTGCTAAATATTATGCGGTAGCTCATGCCTTTCTGATCCCATCATTAGAAGATAATTTGCCTTATACTGTGATGGAAAGCCTTTCTTGCGGCACGCCGGTAATTGCGTTTACAACGGGCGGTATTCCCGATATGGTGAAGCATGAAGAGAATGGTTATTTAGCCACCTATAAATCTGCAGAAAGTTTATGCCGGGGCATGAGTTGGATAATTACTCATGGAAATTTACAACAATTGCAGAACAACGCCCGCGAAACAGTTATGGAGCATTTCTCGGAGCAACGTATTGCAGACAGGCACATTGCGATGTACGAAGAAGTAATTGCCGAAACCCCAAATATAAATGCGAATGCATAG
- a CDS encoding methyltransferase domain-containing protein, producing MSNELTNRDFWKNYWENKTGLAFKVPANYTFHKIIEKITTGNKVKSAIELGGFPGYYAIFLKKYFGVDATLFDYYIHTGVLDEVLDANGLRRTDIGVIEGDLFKIQPEKRYDLVLSAGLIEHFNNTKDIIARHLPFLDPGGTLLITLPNFTGVNGWLQRKYDADNYSKHNISSMDPQKLADYCRQLGLQNVKACYYGKFSVWLENKASQPRSIKVLFKLLWLAGKVATKIVPVESKNLSPYIVVTATKPN from the coding sequence ATGAGCAACGAACTTACCAACCGCGATTTCTGGAAAAATTATTGGGAAAACAAAACCGGCCTGGCCTTTAAAGTTCCGGCTAACTATACTTTTCACAAGATCATTGAAAAAATTACAACCGGCAATAAAGTTAAGTCTGCCATAGAATTAGGTGGCTTTCCAGGTTATTATGCCATTTTTCTCAAAAAATATTTTGGCGTCGACGCCACCCTGTTTGATTATTATATACACACCGGTGTATTAGATGAGGTATTAGATGCTAATGGTTTACGTAGAACAGACATTGGCGTAATTGAAGGCGATCTGTTTAAGATTCAGCCAGAAAAGCGGTATGATCTTGTTTTATCTGCCGGTTTAATTGAGCATTTTAATAATACGAAAGACATTATAGCTCGTCACCTGCCATTTCTTGACCCCGGCGGAACATTACTTATTACGCTACCAAATTTTACAGGGGTTAATGGCTGGTTGCAGCGCAAATATGATGCAGATAATTACAGTAAGCATAACATCAGCAGCATGGACCCGCAAAAGCTGGCAGATTACTGCCGGCAGTTAGGTTTACAAAATGTTAAAGCCTGCTATTACGGCAAATTTTCTGTCTGGCTAGAAAATAAAGCTAGCCAACCACGCAGCATAAAAGTTTTATTTAAACTACTATGGTTGGCAGGAAAGGTTGCGACTAAGATCGTACCCGTAGAAAGTAAAAACTTGTCACCTTATATAGTAGTTACGGCAACAAAGCCTAATTAA
- a CDS encoding TetR/AcrR family transcriptional regulator codes for MARSKDFDEQEVLAKAVEIFWRKGYKATSMQDLVDGLGISRSSLYDTYTDKHTLYVKALDMYQKDASKNVCSIVNNSGSAKAAIRRLLEYTTTDTEQKGCFLVNSEVEVAPHDKQIGTMICSSDQEIEDAFYTAIKRGQESGEISNKQDARALARFTYNTVKGIRVSAKSSTNKALFKDIIDMAIEALN; via the coding sequence ATGGCGCGAAGTAAAGATTTTGACGAACAAGAGGTTTTAGCCAAGGCCGTGGAAATATTCTGGCGAAAGGGTTACAAAGCTACATCTATGCAGGATCTCGTAGACGGCTTAGGTATAAGCCGCTCAAGCTTATACGATACCTACACGGATAAGCATACTTTGTACGTTAAGGCGCTTGATATGTATCAGAAAGATGCTTCAAAGAATGTATGCAGCATTGTAAACAATTCCGGGTCTGCAAAAGCGGCTATCCGCAGATTGTTAGAATACACCACCACTGACACCGAACAGAAAGGGTGTTTCCTGGTAAACTCTGAAGTGGAGGTTGCCCCTCATGACAAGCAAATAGGCACCATGATTTGCAGCAGTGACCAAGAAATTGAGGATGCCTTTTACACCGCCATAAAACGCGGTCAGGAAAGCGGTGAGATAAGTAATAAACAAGATGCGCGTGCATTGGCACGGTTTACCTATAATACTGTAAAAGGCATCCGCGTTAGCGCCAAATCCAGTACAAATAAAGCTTTGTTCAAAGACATTATCGATATGGCTATCGAGGCTCTTAATTAG
- a CDS encoding glucose 1-dehydrogenase → MKRLENKVAVVTGASKGIGADIAKKLSSEGASVVVNYSSDKSGADKVVVEITNAGGKAIAVQANVSVETDIKRLFAETNSTYGNVDILVNNAGVYNFVPLGQITADEFHRQFNTNVLGLLLVTQEAAKNFNDGGSIINIGSAVTKLNIAGSSIYTATKSSVESITNVLSKELGPRKIRVNTLAPGMVETEGSISAGLIGSDFQTHVENTAPLGRIGQPEDISNVAAFLASDESGWLTGEVLFAAGGAK, encoded by the coding sequence ATGAAAAGATTAGAAAACAAAGTGGCGGTGGTAACAGGCGCTTCAAAAGGCATAGGTGCAGATATTGCTAAAAAGTTAAGCAGTGAAGGCGCCTCTGTAGTTGTTAATTATTCGAGCGACAAAAGCGGGGCTGATAAAGTGGTGGTAGAGATTACCAACGCAGGTGGCAAGGCTATTGCGGTACAGGCGAATGTTTCTGTCGAAACAGATATTAAACGCTTATTTGCCGAGACTAATAGCACATACGGTAACGTTGATATTCTTGTAAACAACGCAGGCGTTTACAATTTTGTACCGCTCGGCCAAATCACGGCAGATGAATTCCATCGTCAGTTTAACACAAATGTTTTAGGCTTGTTACTTGTTACCCAAGAGGCAGCAAAGAATTTTAACGACGGCGGCAGTATTATCAATATCGGATCGGCTGTTACCAAATTAAATATCGCCGGTAGTTCTATCTACACCGCTACCAAAAGTTCGGTTGAATCTATCACCAACGTACTATCTAAAGAACTTGGTCCAAGAAAAATAAGGGTAAATACCCTGGCGCCGGGAATGGTTGAAACGGAAGGTTCTATTTCTGCCGGACTTATTGGCAGCGACTTTCAAACTCATGTAGAAAACACAGCGCCTTTGGGCCGCATCGGTCAGCCGGAAGATATCTCTAACGTTGCCGCGTTTTTAGCATCAGACGAATCCGGCTGGTTAACCGGCGAGGTGTTATTTGCTGCAGGCGGCGCTAAATAA
- a CDS encoding glycosyltransferase, protein MPSLAPIALFVYNRPDHTRRTISHLQQNHLATESDLVIYADAARFKSEQKNVSEVRDIISNVSGFKSVHIVTREKNMGLAASIIDGVTKLVNQYGKVIVFEDDLLSAPYTLKYFNDALTRFADEEQVMHIGGYMYPLDTNGLPQTFFYRAATSWGWATWARAWKNFEPDIDKLISEFDKQKINSFSIDGTMNFWKQMKEFKAGKNNSWAIRWYASIFLKGGLTLNPSHSLIQNIGHDGTGVHSNAEAMYNVEVSGQPVTHFPSAIKEDLVAYTLIKHFLTHRKGSLLKRALRFFRQKF, encoded by the coding sequence TTGCCAAGCCTTGCACCCATAGCGCTATTCGTATATAACCGCCCGGACCATACCCGGCGCACTATTAGCCACTTGCAGCAAAATCATCTGGCTACCGAGTCTGATCTGGTAATTTATGCGGACGCTGCCAGATTCAAATCTGAGCAAAAGAATGTTTCTGAGGTTCGCGATATTATCAGTAACGTGTCCGGGTTTAAGAGTGTGCATATAGTTACCCGCGAAAAGAATATGGGCCTTGCGGCGTCAATTATTGATGGTGTTACAAAGTTGGTTAACCAGTATGGCAAGGTAATAGTGTTCGAAGATGATCTTCTCTCAGCCCCTTATACGCTAAAGTATTTCAATGACGCGTTAACGCGTTTTGCCGACGAAGAGCAGGTAATGCATATTGGAGGCTACATGTACCCATTGGATACCAATGGTTTGCCGCAGACTTTTTTCTACCGTGCAGCGACGAGTTGGGGCTGGGCAACGTGGGCAAGGGCATGGAAAAACTTTGAACCTGATATTGACAAGCTGATCAGTGAGTTTGATAAGCAAAAGATCAATAGTTTCAGCATAGACGGCACTATGAATTTCTGGAAACAAATGAAGGAGTTTAAAGCCGGTAAAAATAACTCATGGGCCATACGCTGGTACGCATCTATATTTCTTAAAGGCGGATTAACGTTAAATCCTTCGCATTCATTGATACAGAATATTGGGCATGATGGTACAGGCGTCCACTCGAACGCGGAGGCTATGTATAATGTAGAAGTTTCTGGTCAACCCGTCACTCACTTTCCTTCCGCAATCAAAGAAGATCTTGTTGCGTATACTTTAATAAAGCATTTCCTAACACATAGAAAAGGTAGTTTGTTGAAGCGCGCATTGCGATTCTTCCGACAGAAGTTCTAA
- a CDS encoding class I SAM-dependent methyltransferase, giving the protein MSAFSSLLQVLGQPKRLKSLLSFNGKGYLHEIGWFKSFDAQKPVDANGNPIPWVTYSFIDFIKERINKQHTVFEFGSGNSTFFYAKHAGIVVAVEHDKGWYETVSRDRPENSEIIFCELKRDGDYCRMPVKLGEKFDVIIIDGRDRVNCCLNCLDALTPDGVVVLDDTERESYKPGVDFLKANGFKQLLFSGISPGLFYEKSTSVFYKSDNCLGI; this is encoded by the coding sequence TTGAGCGCGTTTTCATCACTTCTGCAAGTACTAGGCCAGCCAAAAAGGCTTAAATCATTACTGTCTTTTAATGGTAAAGGTTATCTACACGAAATCGGTTGGTTTAAATCGTTTGATGCGCAAAAACCGGTTGATGCTAATGGCAACCCAATCCCGTGGGTGACTTATAGTTTTATAGACTTTATAAAAGAGCGCATTAATAAGCAACACACCGTTTTTGAATTTGGTTCCGGCAACTCTACGTTTTTCTACGCCAAACACGCGGGAATAGTTGTAGCTGTGGAGCATGACAAAGGCTGGTACGAGACTGTTTCTAGAGATCGTCCCGAAAATTCTGAGATCATATTTTGTGAACTAAAGCGCGATGGCGATTACTGCCGCATGCCGGTAAAACTCGGCGAAAAATTCGACGTGATCATTATTGATGGCCGTGACCGGGTAAACTGTTGCTTAAATTGTTTAGATGCCCTGACTCCTGATGGTGTTGTTGTGCTTGATGATACTGAACGTGAGTCTTATAAGCCCGGAGTAGATTTTCTTAAAGCCAACGGATTTAAACAATTGCTTTTTAGCGGCATCTCACCCGGCTTATTTTATGAAAAATCTACTTCGGTATTTTATAAATCCGACAATTGTTTAGGTATTTAA
- a CDS encoding flippase, with translation MRIPGIKGFDQQAFEKYFKNTGWLFIGRVGSLVIKMAVSIVVANYLGRGNNGILTGGITYIYFFSAIATLGLDQFIVKELHVFPENRDQILGTSFWMKVIAGFLCVPLIYIGYLIYPAKATPYSYVFILSFTGVVQAFNVIDSYFQSQVRSKYIMQVQVIGNLVSAAIKVGLVYMHMSLVWFVYAYFFDILLLSLGYFFTYQDKQRSVFTWQFQGSLASKLLSYSWPLIIAGIMVSLYMKIDQIMLQNLVNVKEAGAYNTVAQLSEAWNFIPSVIVTSLFPAILNARRDDINRYKKRIQNLYDLMVYLSLPAALVITFASPLIYKLYKPEYAYAAPVLSVHIWSGVFVFLGVASSQYLIAENLNKLTFIRTGFGAVVNIVLNLMLIPKMGMMGAAIATLVAYASATFFVLFIPATYKQGLMMFRSLFLISLFQKIFNR, from the coding sequence ATGCGTATTCCCGGCATTAAAGGATTTGATCAGCAAGCTTTCGAGAAGTATTTCAAAAATACAGGCTGGTTGTTTATTGGCAGGGTAGGCAGTTTGGTGATAAAAATGGCAGTTAGCATTGTTGTTGCTAACTATCTGGGTCGTGGTAACAATGGTATACTCACCGGTGGCATCACCTACATTTACTTCTTTTCGGCAATCGCCACACTGGGGCTCGACCAATTTATTGTTAAGGAACTACATGTCTTTCCCGAGAACCGCGACCAAATTTTAGGTACCTCCTTTTGGATGAAAGTAATAGCAGGTTTCCTTTGCGTGCCGCTGATCTACATTGGCTACCTCATCTATCCGGCAAAGGCTACACCATATAGTTACGTTTTTATCCTCTCGTTCACAGGGGTGGTGCAGGCGTTCAACGTAATAGATTCTTATTTTCAATCGCAGGTAAGGTCTAAGTACATTATGCAGGTACAGGTTATTGGTAACCTGGTATCCGCGGCTATAAAGGTAGGGCTGGTATATATGCACATGTCGCTTGTATGGTTTGTGTATGCATATTTCTTTGACATTCTGCTATTATCATTAGGCTATTTTTTTACTTATCAGGATAAGCAACGGAGCGTATTTACATGGCAATTTCAGGGTAGTCTCGCCTCTAAGTTATTAAGTTATTCATGGCCGTTGATCATTGCAGGGATCATGGTGTCGCTGTACATGAAAATAGACCAGATCATGTTGCAAAACCTGGTTAACGTAAAAGAGGCCGGCGCCTATAACACGGTTGCTCAACTAAGCGAGGCTTGGAATTTTATACCTTCAGTTATTGTAACCTCGCTGTTTCCTGCTATTCTAAATGCCCGCCGCGATGATATTAACCGTTATAAGAAACGTATTCAGAACTTATATGACCTGATGGTTTATTTAAGTTTACCTGCTGCGTTGGTCATTACATTTGCTTCGCCGCTGATATACAAGCTGTACAAACCAGAATACGCTTACGCCGCGCCGGTGCTGTCGGTACACATATGGTCGGGGGTGTTCGTATTTTTAGGAGTTGCCAGCTCCCAATACTTGATCGCCGAAAACCTGAATAAATTGACGTTTATCCGTACAGGTTTCGGCGCTGTGGTAAACATTGTGTTAAACCTTATGTTGATACCCAAAATGGGGATGATGGGTGCAGCTATCGCAACTTTGGTTGCCTATGCTAGTGCCACTTTTTTTGTCCTGTTTATTCCCGCAACTTATAAGCAAGGTTTAATGATGTTTAGATCATTATTTTTAATTTCACTTTTTCAAAAGATATTTAATCGTTGA
- a CDS encoding FkbM family methyltransferase → MIDDTNFKALHSYSQNGEDMLLRAVIAQDLNGNRKGFFVDIGAHHPFRNSNTAFFYENGWTGINIEPTPQALKLFEDARSNDINLNVGIGEFRETRTLYCFEDSSLNTFDKTIADKRTEGVTGSANVDIYPLRDILDQHLPAGKNIDFISIDTAGLDIALLQSNDWDKYRPKYLLIEDVDSAGTVDVSEVYSFLHEHGYEQIYKTPRTLIFKER, encoded by the coding sequence ATGATTGACGATACAAATTTTAAAGCCTTGCATTCGTACTCGCAAAATGGCGAAGACATGTTATTGCGGGCTGTAATAGCGCAAGATCTTAACGGAAATCGCAAAGGTTTTTTTGTAGATATTGGGGCCCACCATCCGTTTAGAAATTCAAATACTGCATTTTTCTACGAAAACGGCTGGACAGGTATCAACATAGAGCCTACTCCTCAAGCTTTAAAGCTGTTTGAAGACGCACGGTCAAATGATATAAATTTAAACGTGGGCATTGGCGAGTTTCGCGAGACAAGAACACTCTATTGTTTTGAAGATTCTTCGCTCAATACGTTTGATAAAACAATTGCCGATAAACGTACAGAAGGTGTAACAGGTTCGGCAAATGTAGATATATACCCGCTAAGAGATATTCTTGATCAGCATTTACCCGCAGGAAAGAACATAGATTTTATAAGTATCGACACTGCAGGCTTAGATATCGCTTTGCTACAATCTAACGACTGGGATAAATATCGCCCTAAATATCTGTTGATTGAGGATGTTGACAGTGCGGGAACAGTAGACGTATCTGAGGTGTACAGCTTTTTGCATGAGCATGGCTACGAACAGATCTATAAAACCCCGCGCACGCTTATTTTTAAAGAAAGATAA
- the typA gene encoding translational GTPase TypA yields the protein MQNKIRNIAIIAHVDHGKTTLVDKILHSCSIFRDNQETGELILDNNDLERERGITIVSKNVSVMYKDVKINIIDTPGHADFGGEVERVLKMADGVLLLCDAFEGAMPQTRFVTQKALALGLKPIVVVNKVDKENCRPEEVYEQIFELFFNLEATEEQLDFPVIYGSSKQGWMSTDYKQPTDNIFPLMDAILENIPAAPIKEGSLQMQITSLDYSSFVGRIAIGRVARGTIKENMPVSLVKRDGTIQKSRIKELYTFEGLGKVKATEVQSGDICAVVGIDGFDIGDTIADFEKPEQLEVIHIDEPTMNMMFTINTSPFFGKEGKFVTSRHLRDRLYKEMEKNLALKIVETESPDSYLVYGRGILHLSVLIETMRREGYELQVGQPQVIIKEIDGQKCEPVETLIVDVPGDVAGKVIELVTQRKGDLLVMEPKGDLQHLEFEIPARGIIGLRNNVLTATGGEAIMAHRFKAYEPWKGQIPGRLSGVLVSMETGKTTAFAIDKLQDRGRFFIDPGVDVYEGQIMGEHIRDNDLVVNLVKGKQLTNMRASGSDTNVRIAPAIKFSLEESMEYIQADEYIEVTPQSIRMRKIYLTENERKVNAKKFVNQ from the coding sequence ATGCAAAACAAAATTCGCAATATTGCTATCATAGCACACGTTGACCACGGTAAAACTACACTGGTTGATAAAATTCTTCACAGCTGCTCAATTTTTCGTGACAACCAGGAAACAGGCGAGTTAATTCTCGACAACAATGACCTGGAACGCGAGCGCGGTATCACCATCGTTTCTAAGAACGTTTCTGTAATGTACAAAGACGTTAAGATCAACATTATAGATACACCCGGACACGCCGATTTTGGCGGCGAGGTTGAACGTGTATTGAAAATGGCCGACGGTGTATTGTTGCTTTGCGACGCTTTTGAAGGCGCTATGCCACAAACACGCTTTGTTACACAAAAGGCTTTGGCATTAGGCCTAAAACCAATTGTTGTTGTAAATAAGGTTGATAAAGAAAACTGCCGCCCTGAAGAAGTTTATGAACAGATCTTTGAATTGTTCTTTAACCTTGAAGCTACTGAAGAGCAGCTTGACTTCCCGGTCATTTACGGTTCTTCTAAACAAGGCTGGATGAGCACTGACTACAAACAGCCAACAGACAATATATTCCCGTTGATGGATGCCATCCTGGAGAATATTCCTGCAGCGCCTATTAAAGAAGGCAGCCTGCAAATGCAAATCACTTCGTTAGATTATTCATCTTTTGTAGGCCGTATTGCTATCGGCCGTGTGGCACGTGGTACCATCAAAGAAAACATGCCGGTATCTTTGGTGAAACGCGATGGTACCATTCAAAAATCAAGAATTAAAGAATTATACACGTTCGAAGGCTTGGGTAAGGTTAAAGCTACCGAAGTTCAGTCGGGCGATATTTGTGCTGTTGTTGGTATCGATGGTTTTGACATTGGTGATACCATTGCCGATTTTGAAAAACCCGAGCAATTGGAGGTAATCCACATTGATGAGCCTACCATGAACATGATGTTCACCATCAACACTTCGCCGTTTTTTGGTAAGGAAGGCAAGTTTGTAACATCACGCCACTTGCGCGACCGTTTATATAAAGAGATGGAGAAAAATCTGGCGCTCAAGATAGTTGAGACAGAGTCGCCGGATTCTTACCTTGTTTATGGCCGTGGTATCCTTCACTTGTCAGTTTTGATAGAAACCATGCGCCGCGAAGGTTATGAGTTACAGGTAGGCCAGCCGCAGGTTATCATCAAAGAAATTGACGGCCAAAAATGCGAGCCTGTTGAGACTTTAATAGTTGACGTACCGGGTGATGTTGCAGGTAAAGTTATTGAGCTGGTAACCCAGCGCAAAGGTGACTTACTGGTAATGGAGCCAAAAGGCGATCTGCAACACTTAGAATTTGAGATACCTGCACGTGGTATCATTGGTTTACGTAACAACGTTTTGACCGCTACTGGTGGCGAGGCAATCATGGCACATCGCTTTAAAGCTTATGAGCCTTGGAAAGGTCAGATTCCGGGACGCTTAAGCGGCGTATTGGTTTCTATGGAAACCGGTAAAACCACAGCTTTTGCTATTGATAAACTGCAAGACCGCGGCCGTTTCTTTATAGATCCTGGAGTGGATGTTTATGAAGGCCAGATCATGGGTGAGCACATCCGCGATAATGACCTGGTAGTAAACCTGGTTAAAGGTAAACAGTTGACAAACATGCGTGCTTCTGGTAGCGATACCAACGTTCGTATTGCTCCGGCTATCAAATTCTCTTTAGAGGAGTCTATGGAATACATCCAAGCCGACGAGTACATCGAGGTTACACCGCAGAGCATACGTATGCGTAAAATCTATCTTACAGAAAACGAGCGTAAGGTTAATGCTAAGAAATTTGTTAATCAATAA